CCCCACGGGGCAGCGTGTGCCCAGGCATTGCCTGGCGGGTGAGGGGGTCTCACCCGCTGGTTGTAGACAGTGAAGTTGTCGTAGAGGTTGACGATACACTGTGCCTTCTTCAGGAACTTGCTGTACGACCGCTCTGTCCACCAGTGTACCAGGTTCCCGTGCCGGTCGTACTGTCCCCCTGACAAGGCAACCGCCACCACCAGTAGTCCCgagggacccaggcatcctgcacccccccagcctggctgcccctcacccacccacctcctgccccggcatggggtgtgggggggtcactCACCCCAGTCATCGTAGCCATGGGTCAGCTCGTGCCCGATGATGGTGCCGATCCCACCGTAGTTCAGAGACCTGTTACGGAGGAGAGCAAAGGTGAGCGAGTGGAGGGCACGGTGttggcagggatggaggtgaccCCAGGACCAGgcacccccatcccctgccctggcacccccccccccatgccactctccccaccccctgcccggACACCGCCCCGCCCCTGCCCCGTACCCCAGCCCCACACTCACTGCGGGAACTCAGGGTCGTAGAGAGTGGGCTGCAGGATGCCGGCGGGGAACACTGGGGACACAGGAGAGCATTGCAGTTGGTGCGGCCACCCTGTCCCATACCCACCTGTAGCATCACCAAGGGACCCTGCACTGTGCCCCCCACCTCAGaccctccccacacccccggtCCCAGGGGGGTGAGCCTGGGGAGGGGCCGGGCAATGCCTCACCCATCTGGTTCTTGTTGGGCAGGTAGTAGGCATTCAGCgcctggggaggcagcagccacctGCAAGGAGAGACAGCGGTGCCACGCTGTGGGGGCACCAAGGAACACAGAAATGCCACCCCCTTGCACAGCTGGGGGATCAGAGGGGCATTCCTGGCTTGCCCTGTGCCCTCCTGCCTACACCCCATGGGGTGCAAccaggcatggggacagggggcaTCAGTGGGGCCATGCTGTCCACCGCCATGCTCCCGCTGGGCCAAGGGGATACCCACGCAGATTTGTCCACCTCCTGCCGGATCTTCTTCACCGAGAGCCTGATGCCGAAGGCAATGCTGTTGAGGATGTTCTTGAAGTAGGTCTTCTCGTCCACCTCAaactgggagggggcacagccaccTCAGGGGGATGTCAGCTCCAAGTGCCATCCCCAAGAgtgtggggagcagggctggggcatcctccCACCCCCGTGAGCCTTGGGGACTGAGGGTGTGGGGTTGTGGCCACGGGCTAGATGTGTCTTCACGTCCTGTTCCGTGTGCCCATGTGGGTGGCTGCATATCTGTCACCTCTGTGGAGTCCCTGGGCCATGCAGAGTTAGGAGCATCCCCAACCCTTGCTGAGGAAGGGGGTAAGCCCTGGGCAGGGTGTGATGTGGGGAAGGGGACATCATCTGAGACCCCAGGGACATCATGGTACTGCCCGTGTGGCTGTGGCTATGTGAGTGGTGGGCACAACAAGCTCCCAGGAAGTGGCTTGTTTTGAGGTGGCATCTCCCCATCCTGGTCTCTGCAGACCCCGAGGCAGATATAGGGACCATCTCCCCACTCTGTGTGCCCACATTCCCCTGTGGGCCTGGGCCACCCCTTGCCTCATACTCCTTGTCAATGGCCTCTGGCTTCAGCAGGAAATCGGGGTACCCAATCATCACCATCATGTACCGGAGCTGCGGGCAAAGCGAGCGGTGGGATCAGGCCCCCATCCCCCAGGCCATGGTGGAGGTGAGGGCAGGGATCCACACTGAGGGCCACTACCTTGGCCCTGGCCGCTCTCCGCGTCTCCTCGTCCATCCAGTCCAGCTCATCCAGGCGCTGGTCCAGGATGTATTTGATGtcctccaccagctgctgcaCCTACGGCAGGTCACCGCGGGTCCTGGCATGGCATCCTTACCACCCATCACCCTGCCAGCCAGTCCTCAGGAGGGTGCCAGGTGGTGGCAGGCACCTTGgcaaggggacaggagggacacaGTGGCTTCGTGCCCACAGGCATGCATCACCTACCTTGGCTTTGCTGGCGGAGGAGAAGTGCTCCTCAACAAAGAGGGCGCCCAGGGCCATGCCAAAGTGCTTGTTGGCCTGGCTCAGGCAGATCTTGCCCGGCTCGAGCTGCTTCTCATTGCCCTCCATCTCCTTGGAGAGCTCGTGGATGGCGTCGCGGAAGGGGGTGGAGAGATGCTCGCTCAGCACCACCACGATGCGCCACAGCATGTAGTTGTGAAGGATCCTGGTGTTGGGGGGCAGGATCAGGCTCCCCCACTGAGCATGTCCCCAGGCACGCAGGGAGGATGGAGAGTGTGCaccaggatggggacaccccTGCTTGGGAATCAGGCAGGTCATGAGAGTGACCATGTCCTGTGGGGTCCTGGGGATGGGCTGTCACCATGTCCCTGCTGTGTGATGAGCCTGGTGACCTCTAGCACGAAGTGGGTCTCAGCAGCGGGCCAGGCACagccagggtgctggggaccccacAACAGTGACCTCTCCCATGGCTTTTCCAGGAGTCCCCCTGCCCCGCATGACCTACCCAGGATGGGAGTGATGGGGGGGCCAGCCACAGCCACCCTGTGCCCACCCCAttgccaaccccctgccaggctggggaaggtgctgggggcacagggggtgcCAGCCCCCCTCACCTGCTGGGCGTCACACGGATGAGGTCAGACACCTTGTGCATGTAGTCGGTGGCCAGcagcaccacctcctcctcctctgagaaGTTGTCGTGGAAGATGCGGTCCAGCAAGCGCTTCCACTTGAGCTGCCAGGACAGGCACTgtcaggggggcacagggaccccaCCCTCCATGCCACCATGAAGGGAATGCCCTCCAGGCTTTCCAGCATCCCACCACCCCTTCCTGCCTAGAAAAGTGCAGGGTGGATTCATCACCTTCAACTGGACTTACCTGGGGGGGACAATGAGGGCATggagcagggggacagggacaagtATGGGGCATAGGGCagatgggggacgtggggtggcAGGATGGGGCCCGGGGGTACTCACCGTGGGGGTGATGCGCTGCAGCTCGCCCAGGGTCACTTTGTGGTACGTGCTGCTGACGTCCCTCCGCACATCATCATACTCGGACACCGTGATCTACAGGGGGTGGGCTGTCACCACCCCACTGCCTGCCttgggggtggcacagggacgggACACAGCTCCGGGGCAAGAGGGGCTACTGacccacatccctcccagctccctgccctgggaaccctctgctgccagcagggccctgAGGGGTGGCCATGGGATCCCCAAGGAGATGAGGTACCCAAAGACTGGGCACATGGGTCCCCCAGAACCCAGACTGGGGTCCCCAAGAGCTGGGCATGGAGTCCTCAGGGGCCTGGAGTGGATTCATAAGGAGTGGACACGGGGGTCCCCAAGGGCTGGAGTGGTTGTCCCAAGGGCTGGGACTGGGGGCTTCTCAAGATGTTGGGGCCGGGGTCCCCGAGGATCTGCCATGGGGTCTTCAAGGGGCTGGAATCCACAAGGAACAGGCATGAAGGTCCCCAAGGGCTGGGAGTGGAGTTTCCCCAAGGGGATTGGGATGGGGTCCCTTAGGACCAGGCATGGAGATCCCCAAAGATCTGCAACCAGGGTGCCCAAGGTCTGGTCAGGGGCAGCCCAGGGCGGGCATCACTCTCACATTGGCAAggtgctgctccagctgcaggatCTCCTGGGCCTTCTGCTCCACATGCTCGGCCCCCAGGAGGGTGAGCAGCCGCTCCATGAACACCCGGTACGCAGCCAAGATCTGTGCCAAGGGAAGGGATGCTGGGTGCCACCCCGCACTGCCCTGCAGGCACCCCAGCCCCTGGCGCTGCTGGCAGTGGAGTCCCCTCTGTCTGCCACCTGATGCTGGGTGCTGGTCcctctcctggtgtccccatggcatCAGTGTGCCCCCCTGCCCTCACCTTCTCGCTCTCCTCATCCTGCCCCAGGTAGAGGGTCCGTTCGGGCAGAGTCAGCCCATCCTGGTCAATCTAGGGGGAGAGAGATGGGGGCAGCAGGTGAGCAGAGGGAGGGGGTTGCTGTGCTGGGCAAGGCAGCCCCTCACCTTCCCTCGTATTGCAGGGTGCCCCGGGAGCCATGGGATGGCAGCGCGGTGGGTGagtcctgtgcctcagtttccctcctgcTGGAGGATGCTGGAGCTGCAGTGGGCAGCATGCAATGGGCTGGGAGCCCCGGGCAGAGGGTGGGCCACTGCTCCTTGGCCTGATTCATGTCTGGCACACAGactgccccatagcctgccctATGCTGGCACCACGCTCTGCACCATCCCTGGCCCATGGTGGTCCCACACCTGCCCCCTACTCCTGTGCTGCAGCCCATCCCATGGGGAGCCGCAGGGATGAGCCACGCTGCATGGACACCCCCTACCCTTCACACACCCCcttcacacagacacacacacacccccacacccacccctCACTATCCTGTCGCCACGGACACAGCCTctaacacatacacacacctgaACACACTCGcacatatgtgtacacacacacacacacacacacacacacacacacaccccgtaACTCACCCCTCATGACACACACTTGTGTATGCTCAGCCCCCCCCACGCATGCACCATCTAGTTTACCCACCCCCCCCAtatgcacacacccccccagacacacgcACAGCCCCCACAAACACACTTTTCTCTCTGGctcaccccacacacactctGTATCCCACCCCAtcagcacccacccccccccaccccccacccccaaattgtGCACAGCCGCAGCGCTGCCCTACGCACCCACAAGCATCCAGAGCCTTTCTCCATAgctccccccccatcaccccccgttTTTCTTTCCCACAAGGGCACTGCCACATGTAGAGCTCCCCCCCCGTCACACTCACACCCATCACACACCCGCTCCGCCCCCCCCCAGTCACACCCTGACAGcctcccgcccctccccgccccccagccaagccctgacccccagccctggctgtcaccccccaccccatcacaCTGTCACACCTGCAccctcccgcccggccccgccaccgcccgccctTTCCCTGTGACACACGCTCCCTCTAGCGTACGCACGGGCGGCCCGgcacccccgccccgctcccccggcccccccctacacctccccagccccaccacctcaCAGGGAACGGGGAGGCTCATCCCCACCACTGTGTCCCCCCTCGAGTGCTCCTGCCGTCCCCAACACCTCGGACCCAGCATGCCCACCCCGCTCATACCCACCGTGTCCCTGCTGTGCCCACCCCCAGGTTCCCTCCATGCCCGCCGCCGTGTCCCCACCATACCATTGCTGTGTCCCCGCTGCTGTGCCATCGTCATGGTCCTCTATGCCCATCACTCTGCCCACCATGGTGCCCCCCTCATGCCATTGCTGTGCCCCCACCATGTCCACCACCGCACTCCCACATCCATCAAGGGTGCTTTAGGCTTGGCCACCCAGACAAAGCCCACCCATGCCCTGGTGGCACCACAGGGTGACGGACACAGGCTGGAAGGGTTGGGGAAGGCTGACAAAGTCACGGGCAAATGCCCTGGCACTCTGGCCCAGTGCTGTGGGGCTGACAGTCATCCCCCTGTCACCGCCTCTGTGTACAGATGGCAGCCAGAACGCCAAGGTGAGGGACTTGGCTGCCAACACTCTGGAGGCTCTGGTGCCGtgctgggctgtccccagcacccagctgggCAGCACTGCCTCACAACTGTCCCCAACCCTACCCTGGAAGTGCCACCCTCACCCTGGGGCAGCCTGACACAGGGGTCCCATGATGGGGAGAAGAAGGGTCCCCAGGGAAAGGGGCAGTTCCCAGCCCGGCTGCTTACTGCAGCCAAGCCCACACACCAGGCAGGCGCCCAGCGCCACCACAACGAGGACAGTGAGTGACATCTGGGGGGGGTGTCATCCGCACAGGCGGGTGGGGGGCGGGAAACAACTCCAGGGACAGGGTGCCCTCACCCGGATGACGTAGCGGGAGGTGTTCCTCTCGTCCAGGCTGACGGTGAGGGAGaagagcacagcagcactgtAGACCCCCTGCGTCTTGTAGAGCAGCTCATTGAGGTCCCCACGGCCTGGGGGGGCGTCCCAGCCACCGCACTCCCCAATGACCTCCAACATGGGCCGTGGGCCCAGCCGGTCAATCTCAGCCCGGTCCAGGCATGAGCGGAAAAACTCCTTGACCTTCCTCTCAGCCGAGCTGGGGGCTCGGCGCCGCACGGGGCGGCTCAGCAGCGCCCGCAGCTTGGCCTCGTTCTGCTCAGCGATGGCCCCGATGGTGCCGTACACCAGCTTGTCCTCGGGGATGCCGTGTCGCCGGAGCCAGCCGCCACAGGCAAAGGAGTAGAAGTCCTGGCAGGGGTCGATGGTGGCATCCATGTTGGCGCTGAGGAAGCGGGATGCCCGCAGGAAGGCCTTCTTCTCTTGGCACCCCTCCAGGCAGTAGCTGTCCCCTTCAGCCGCCAGGTACTTGAGGACCAACATGCACGTCAAGATGACGCAGAGCCCCGCAGCGAACACCAGCCCCGAGAGCAGGCAGACCTCCCGGCGGCTCCAGCGCGGCAGCCCCCCCCGGCGCTTCTTGGCCCCAGTGCCCAGCTGGAGGGCGAAGCCATTGGGCAGGGTGCCGCTCTGGTACTTGCTCACGTACTTCACCTCCTGAAACTCATCGTAGTGGGCTGTCAGTGAGTAGGTCTTCTccatggctggggatgggggtccccacAGGCAGCGCAGGTACGGGGGGCTCAGGGCAGGTAGGGGACAGGCTCCGGTACCCCACGGTTCATGCTGGAGCCGTGCCCactgcagggaggtggtggagggtGCCCGGGTGAGTCAGGAAGCTCCTAGAAAAGGCAGAGGAGGTGGttgaggggggtttggggaggagcaaggggggatggtggtgggggggtgcttCTTGCCGTCATCGCTGCCTGCATCGCCTGCCTGTGTGCCGCGCTGGTGGCTTGGTGGCAGCTCTACCCCATggctgtcccctctgccagcccctctgGTGACAGGGCAGGATCCTGCCTGCACAATCCCAGGCAGGTTTCAGCCCTTGGCACTGTTCcatcccacacaccccccacacctcTACCTAGTGCACCGGCGAGAGCACCCACATCAGGTGGGTGTCCGGGCTGGTCCAGCAAGCCCATCCTCACAAGGCACCATGAGagtccttcccagcctgggagggGTCACAGGGCTACCAATCTCTCTGGGTGTGGTACAGACTGGGGTGAGCAGCTTGAGGAAGAGGGGCTTTGGGGAGATCTGGGAGCTTTGGGGAGATTTGTGGGGGAAGGTGTTGGATTGGGGTGTTGCgggttgggttgggttgtgtGGCCCTGCGTCAGGTTGCATCGCGTTGCACCGTGGTGTTGCATTGTTTCGGGTTGGGTCGTGTTGCATTGCGTTGTGTCAAATTGTGGTGTGGCGCGTGATGTGTGCGCAAAGTTAATTCCAGCCTTGGTGGGGGGGAACCCAGGACCCCATGGACACCTCCGAGCAtttttccaccaccaccaccatccacccagcccctctctgctggcTGGTGACCAATGAGCAGGGGTATCTCACAGgggtgctgtgctggggaggagggggtcTGCCCATGGGGAAAGGGGTGTAGGGGCATGGATGGGTTGGGGGGAAGGGCTTCAAAAGGGGCCCCCAACCCTTGCTTGGTGCAGAATGGCATCCAGATTTCCAGGTGGGAGAGGACATGCTGAGGACAAAGAGCTGCTTGGGAGGTAGCTGGTATCCCCGCGGTGggccccccccaagccccgcagcccccctcaCCCTCCGCAACTTGGGCAAAGTTGTGCCCCGACGCCGCAGCCCGGCGGTGCCCGTGCCGGGGAGCTGCCGCCGCCGGAAAGTttgcggggccggcagcgggcaCGGCGCGGCTCGGGGGGGCGCAGGGGAGGGCGAGGGGCTGCCCGGGATCCTCAGGGTATGCTACTCGGGATGCTGCCGGGGATGCTCGGGGTGCCCGGGGGACGCTGGCCAGGATTCACAGGGAATGCTGCTCGGGATGCTCGGAGGATGGTGCCCAGGATGCTCGGGAGGTGCTTGCCGGGATGCTCGGGAGATGCTCGGTTGGTACTCGCCGGGATGATACCTGTGGTGCTCGGGGGATGCTCGGGGGGTTGCTCGGGGGGTTGCTCGAGGGGTTGCTCGAGGGGTTGCTCGAGCGATGTTCGGGAAGTGCTCCCCGGGATGACGCCCGGGATATTCGGGGGATGCTGGCGGGGCGCTCGCCGGCAGGCTCGGGGAGTGCTTCCCGGGCTGCTCGGGGGGTGATCACCGGGGGTGCTCATCGGCTGCTCACCGAGGTGCTCGGGGGACGCTCGGGGGACGTTCCCCGGGATGCTGCCCGGGATGTCCGCGGGTGCTCGGGGGGGTCGCTCACCGCTTGCTCACCGAGACTCTTGGGGGATGCTCCCGGGATGCTCAGGTGACGCTGCCCGGGATGCTCGGGGACGCCGCCCGGGATGCTCGAGGGGTGCTCGGGGGTGCTCACCGGCTCGCTGGGGGGGTGTCAGCAGGCTGCCCGGGGCTGCTGGCGGGCCGGTCCGGCGCTGCCCGTCCGGCTGCGCGCcccgcgctccgctccgcgccccgcgccgcggctggcggagcggcggggccggagggaggcagcggggcggggagggggtggcgtCTCCAGCCCGACTCTCCCGCAGGCCAGGCTCCATTAACGAGATTATTATGCAAATAGAGCAGCCCTGTGCCACCCGCCAGCCTTACCTCATCCCCGCCGGCGGGGAGGTagcgcgggggggggtgtccctgggcccCCTACCCCGaggggcacagggctggcagTGCCACTCCGCCTGGCATCCCCCGTCTTGGAACCCAGCTGCTACCCCCCGGTAGCCCGGCACCCAGAAGGGGCACGGCCGGGCACAGCCGCTGGCCTGTGCCAGGCGCATCCCGTAGGTTCGGCACCCCCCTTCGTGCCCGGGCACCCTCGGGGTCCCATCCCCTCCTGCCAGGGTGGGTTCTTCAAGGGGGAAGGGCTGTGGGTGGGCAGGAGACGGAGCCCGGGAGGCTCCAGGTGAGTTGGTGGGCATGAGggtggcatggggagggggccatacactctcacacacacacacacacacacacacacacaaacacacgaaGGTCCAGGAATATTAAACTGCATTGCAGATAAATCCCCAACATAAATATCGTGAGCCGCTCTGCCACGGGGGGGCCCAGCAAGGAGATTTATAGCCCAGCAATTCCCACCGCCCGTGGCAGCCCCCTGCAGTGGCCACATACCCTGGCCCCACACTGCCGTCCTGCCTGCCATGCTCAGGGGTTCCCAGCTACCCTCACCCCGCCATGCCTGCACAGCCCTGGGTGCTCAGAGGGGGGCCTGGGTCTTCCTAGGCACTGGGGTGGGACATACTGGGTGCTGTGCTACACGTGGCATGGGGACTCTGCTTGGCACAGGGATGGGTGGCTTAGCTGGTGTGGGACCCACTGTCTTGTCCCATGGGCACCGAGGGCtagccccaggcacagccctccCTGCTTGGGGCGTCTGAGGCTCTGCTCTCCTGTGCGGGTGTACTGGGGTGCTGGGCATTGCCCCGGCAAGATGCCCACTGCAGCACTGAGACATGCGCCATCACACGCACAGGCGGCAGCACACATGTAGATCACATGTACACCCATGTGCACCAACACACACCAGTACAGACACATGCTGAGCTCCCCACACACACTCGCACTCCCATCCAGCTCCTGTTACGGGCCCAGGTACCCTGGCACGCTCACACACATGCTCAGGTGTTGCAGCCAAGCCTTCCCGGGGTACACACAccagggcagaggggctccatGACTCCCACCAGAGAGACGCCCCTGGCTTGGGCACCCTGATCAGCCAGGCACCACCAACCCCAGCAGGGTGCAAGGGCACCCGGACCCAGGCTGCTTTGTGGGTGAGCACAgggtgcccagccctgctgctcagcaggaggaggcgaggggggggagggaggaacgGACTGGCTAGAGCAGGGGGCCACAGGGCCAGGTGCCACCACACCAGCCTCCTCATGCCTGCACTTCCCCGGCCCCAAGCCTGGCACCTTGGTGGGAGCATGATGGATGCACACAGGAGGCGGGGGGCTGGCGTTATTAACAGCCCTGGGTATCGCTCCAACAGGACTGTAAAAATTAAAGGCGTGTGCATATAAAATAATGGATAAATCTGAGCCGGCCGCAGAGCACTGCGGCGTCCCGCAGGAGCTGGCATCTCGAGAAGCTGGGGTACGGCAGGTGCAGGATGGGCACCTGTGTGTAGATACGGGGGGGGGTCAGACAGTGCCTGTACCCGCTTCCAAGTGCTGACTCCCCCCAAGAAATCTCCACTGAGTGCCCCGAGTGGGTGTGTGGGCAGTGACAACCTGTGGAGCTGGGACTGCGAGGCAAGCAGCTGCTCCTGGCACTGGGATGGAAGGAACAGAGGTTGTGCCTTtacagacagggctgggggcacagggCACTTACTCTGGGATGCCCACAAACACTGCCCAACCCACGTACACCGAGCAGGCAGGATCTGTGCCACGGTGCCAATACACCCTGGCATCACCAGATCGGTGTGACCCCCGGGTCCTGCCCGTCCTGCGGCCCATGGCTCTGACCCAGAGCAGGGCCCAGGGCAGCACCCACCTCGACAGCCCCACTCCACCCTGCCCGTCCCGCGGGCCACCCCGCCGGCATCCTCATTTTCCCCGAGATTAGCCGCGGCGCGGGAGCCTCCGTGCAACGCCAGCAGGTGACAAATAAGATTTTTCCACTCTCCCGAGCACCCGGCATGGGTCTGTCATTGAAAATGCAAAGCAGCGCGGTGCCAACctccgccgcctgcccgccctcccctccgCCAGCACCTCAGTGCCAAGCATCCAGCACCAAACCCTCCTGCCATCGCtgctggacccccccccccccaactgcaTCCACTGCCCCCCATCAAGCAGTGCTGGGGTGCTGGGTACGGTGCCCTCATGCCCAGTGGGGCACATTCCTGGGGGGTTTGTTAGTGGGGTGTGAGTTTGGGGATGTCAATCTAGGTGGAGAGCATGGCCTTGCAGTGCCCTTTGGGTGCACCCACATGCCTGGCACTGCgggtggcagagcagggcaggggggcacaAGGGGGTCCCCGCCACGCCGGGTATGTGCTCCCCACCAGGGCCTGCCTGTCTCCAGGGAGGGTGCCAGGCTCTGGGGTGGGCATACGGTGGGCTCACCCTGGTGGTAGCGGAGGGTGAGGGATTGGCCCTCATAGGAAACACTTGGCCCAAGACGTTCCTGCAGGGGTGGGCATCACCCCACAAACCCCACCCCAAGAGATCCCATCCCCAGCACCCGGGGAGGGAGGACAGAAGCACATCCACCCATCCACAACCCTCACCCATGGACCCAACCCTCCCAAACCCCTCAGTCCCCACAAGCCCCCTGGTCCCCCTCCAACACTAAGCACCCCGTTACCCACCATGCCCCCAACCTGGAGCCAGTcgcctccccagcagccccctggccCCATTccaccccccctccgccgccgctgcGTCTCCCCTCCGCTATTGTCAGAGGGTTGCCTCTGCCTCTGTCTGCGAAATTAATTCGGAGGTGGAGAGGGAGAATTATGTAAAGTGTGGTTATTCTGGAGCGGCGGGGGAAGCGCGGCTGATGGCAAAGTGcctttttgtgtgtttaatatgcatttttttccagcGGTGCATTTTCAGGCGGGTAATTTGCTGTCTTTTCAGACCCCGATCAGTATCATTTCTCCGGCAATGACAGCTTTTATTTGCACTGAAATGAATGCTGCGAAATTTCCAAGAAATAGCCGAGGCCCCGTTGGCTGCCCacccccgcggggctggggcacgGGCACCCGCCACCGcctgccccccgcagccccctggctggctcctgcccacagccccgCTCGGCGGCAGTGCCCGGGGGTGCTGGGCACATGCATGTGCCACCTTGCACACCCCATGTGCACCGGTGTGTGCTCCCCTGgctcacccccccacaccccccttgAGACCTGTGTGCACTTCAGCGTACCACATAGAGGGGTGTATATACACCCCAATGCACGTGCACATACAGATACTCcctgtgtgtatgcacacacccccccttgTGCATGTATACACCCCCCGCAAcacagccccccccacctcctgcacacacacacagactcgTAGTCCATGCATACGCTCCCATAACACATACACACTCCCTGCACCGGTGCATCATGCCCCTCCttctgtgctgggggggggtgtcccccactTTATGTCCCCCTAGGCTTCAGT
The sequence above is a segment of the Larus michahellis chromosome 6, bLarMic1.1, whole genome shotgun sequence genome. Coding sequences within it:
- the ECEL1 gene encoding endothelin-converting enzyme-like 1 — protein: MEKTYSLTAHYDEFQEVKYVSKYQSGTLPNGFALQLGTGAKKRRGGLPRWSRREVCLLSGLVFAAGLCVILTCMLVLKYLAAEGDSYCLEGCQEKKAFLRASRFLSANMDATIDPCQDFYSFACGGWLRRHGIPEDKLVYGTIGAIAEQNEAKLRALLSRPVRRRAPSSAERKVKEFFRSCLDRAEIDRLGPRPMLEVIGECGGWDAPPGRGDLNELLYKTQGVYSAAVLFSLTVSLDERNTSRYVIRIDQDGLTLPERTLYLGQDEESEKILAAYRVFMERLLTLLGAEHVEQKAQEILQLEQHLANITVSEYDDVRRDVSSTYHKVTLGELQRITPTLKWKRLLDRIFHDNFSEEEEVVLLATDYMHKVSDLIRVTPSRILHNYMLWRIVVVLSEHLSTPFRDAIHELSKEMEGNEKQLEPGKICLSQANKHFGMALGALFVEEHFSSASKAKVQQLVEDIKYILDQRLDELDWMDEETRRAARAKLRYMMVMIGYPDFLLKPEAIDKEYEFEVDEKTYFKNILNSIAFGIRLSVKKIRQEVDKSAWLLPPQALNAYYLPNKNQMVFPAGILQPTLYDPEFPQSLNYGGIGTIIGHELTHGYDDWGGQYDRHGNLVHWWTERSYSKFLKKAQCIVNLYDNFTVYNQRVNGKHTLGENIADMGGLKLAYYAYQKWVREHGPEHPLHHLKYTHDQLFFIAFAQNWCIKRRSQSIYLQVLTDKHAPEHYRVLGSVSQFEEFGRVFHCPKNSPMNPAHKCSVW